The genomic interval GTGGCAAAAGTTTTAATTAAAAAAATCGTTTACGTTTTGGTCATTGATCTTGTTTGGATCAACCGTAGTTAATGGGTTCTTGTAAAAGCTTTCCCTGATTCGAAGAATTAACTAAGAGAAAAATCGTGCTCGGAGAGTAGATATAATGCGTTTTTGCTAAAAGGAAAAGTCATCATCTCAACCAAAAGATACATCTGAAAAGTATACCTGCTGATACTGCTTTGATGGGTGGTTTCATGGCGTTTTGGTCGGAAATCCTTGCATTTAGAGCAGAATTTTCCGAAAATATTGTGAAATACCAATGTCCGCCTGTCGTTAGTGTACAAAAATTACACGTATCCCGACACTACCCCACCTGCGCCCCTAACGTTGCCTGGCCAAACCGCAGGCTGAAATTAGTATCCTTACTTCAGCCTGCAATTTTTGCTGGCGGTCCCGTTAGCCCCTTTCTGGAATCATTTAAACCTTGCTTTTTAATGTCATCTTTCTTAATTAAGAATCCCACCAAACATCCTTCCGGGTGTGTGGGGAGACTACCCTGAGTTGGTTTCCGACTCAGGGTTTTTATTTCTCCTCAAAAAAAGCTGTGACAAACATCAATCCCTATCAAGAAAATCCCTTAGAGGCCAAACATGAAAGCCATTTTGGAGGTCACAATTTGTGACCCCAAATTTTCCACACTTGACAGCTTTCCATTAATCCTATATTCTTTACTTCTTGACTCTAACGGTTAAATTAACTATTTTATGCACTCAAAAGTCGAAAGGAGCCAAACCATGCCATTGGCCAAAGTTAGTACCAAGCACCAGATAACCATACCCAAAGAGGTCTTTGATGGCCTGGGTTTGGAGCCAGGCGATTTGCTGGAAGTGACTCTACAAAACGGCGAGGGGCGCATTATCCCCCAGCAGATAATGGCCAAGGCTACCGCGCCAAAACTTTCAGCAGCCGAACAAAAGACCCTGAAGAACGCTCAAAAAAAGATTGAAACTATTGCCAACGACAAGCTCAACTCGCGGGGTCTGACCAAAGCAGAAATCAAAGTCGCAGCTAAAGTCGGATTGATTGACCCAGACCAAGCTTACTATTGGGCTGAGGAATGGCAAAAAGATATGCGCGAATCCGAGCGCGATATTAAAGCGGGCCGCGTCAAGACGTTCGACAATGTTGAGGCCTTAGTTAAAGACCTCAAAACTGCATGAAATTTGATAGAACTGAGCGCTTCAAAAAACAGTACCAAAAATTACCCCAGCAAATCCAAAGGTTGACCAACCAAAAGCTGGGGTTTCTTTTAGAGAACTTAAATCACCCGTCGCTCAGGGTCAAAAAATACAAAGGTGAGAAAGACGTTTGGGAAGCCAGCATTACCATGAACTATCGCCTGACTTTTCGCATAGAACAAGATACCTACATCCTGCTGGCCATTGGTACACATAAAGAGATTTTAGGACGGTAAGCCCATTTTAATGAGTTGCACCCACTAATTTATTTTATTTAAAGAAGCACCTTTTTTGGCGAAAATAACATGTCCCAAGCATTTTGCCCACACTGTCAAGCTTTCAAGAACATGGGGATGACTGTTTTGCGAAGAAAATTGATCAGCCCTGACGGCAAGACCAAGGAAATCGAAACTAAAACCTTTCATTGCGAAAGCTGTTTTACCTTTGTCCGAAGTGAGGATACTGAGGTTGCCAAAACATAAAACCCAAGCGGCAAATCGGTTTCACAACAAAGGACGATAAATAATCCATTGCACACTTTGTCTAAAGTACCAACCAACTTAACGAAAGTTACTCTTAATCTGTGTCCATGATGTGTAGCTCGGCTCGACACTGGTTATTACAGGATATGTCTCGCCATTTACAAAAGCACTTTTCAAGGCCAGTCTTTGATTAGTTGCACTCTGCCGAATAATCCCAACATTAGCTGCAAATTGATACACAAGACTCGCTCCGGAATTATTATCTGTGATAACAAATTCTAATACATCGGGGAAAGTTCCTGCCGGAACTGCCAGGGAATCTCTCTGGCTGCAAAGCTCTACAACCACTGTTCCAGTAGCACCTGGTGGGATAAAACTTAGGCTATCACCTACTTCAGCTGCCAGGTCGAAAACTGCATGCTCAGATGAATCGCATGTAAAAAACATTCTTAATTGACGCAGGGAATCCACGCGGATAAAGTTCGAGTAAGCAGTAATGCATTGGCCATTCTGAAGTTGGTAATAAAGATTACCCTTTAAGATCAGTGAGTCCGTAATGAGGACCTCAAAATCGGGTGTGCCAGGTGCAAACTGTTCGTCATAAGTCCATGAATTCCCGACCCGCAATGGAAAATAATCGACGCTGTCTTGAGGCATAAGTACACGATTTGATACTTTGTTCAGTCCGCCCGTTCGGTCGTGGAATGAAGTGATCTGCCAGCTATCCTCGTTATTGCTCATAAACTCCAGTATCACCTCACCCTCGGCAGTCATTGGCGGCGCAGAAGCCAGTTGCGCAGTAACCCGGTAGCGATATG from candidate division KSB1 bacterium carries:
- a CDS encoding AbrB/MazE/SpoVT family DNA-binding domain-containing protein, yielding MPLAKVSTKHQITIPKEVFDGLGLEPGDLLEVTLQNGEGRIIPQQIMAKATAPKLSAAEQKTLKNAQKKIETIANDKLNSRGLTKAEIKVAAKVGLIDPDQAYYWAEEWQKDMRESERDIKAGRVKTFDNVEALVKDLKTA